One stretch of Prunus persica cultivar Lovell chromosome G1, Prunus_persica_NCBIv2, whole genome shotgun sequence DNA includes these proteins:
- the LOC18791464 gene encoding photosystem II 22 kDa protein, chloroplastic codes for MAQTMLLMSSSVSSSHVVDLKSSDPLLQLQVQRLRPKSFSQLVFRPLPSSSSFASSSSPAIPTIVALFKSKTKAPVKKAPAPKPKVEDGIFGTSGGIGFTKQNELFVGRVAMIGFAASLLGEAITGKGILAQLNLETGVPIYEAEPLLLFFILFTLLGAIGALGDRGSFVDDPPAGIERAVIPPGKGFRSALGLKEGGPLFGFTKANELFVGRLAQLGFAFSLIGEIITGKGALAQLNIETGVPINEIEPLVLLNVVFFFIAALNPGTGKFVTDEGEEE; via the exons ATGGCTCAAACAATGTTGCTCATGTCTAGCAGTGTGTCTTCAAGCCATGTGGTGGATTTGAAGTCCTCAGACCCTTTACTTCAATTACAAGTGCAAAGACTTAGGCCCAAGTCTTTCTCTCAACTTGTGTTCAGACCACTTCCTTCATCCTCTTCCTTTGCCTCCTCATCATCTCCTGCCATTCCTACCATCGTCGCGCTCTTCAAGTCAAAAACCAAAGCCCCTGTCAAGaag GCACCAGCGCCGAAGCCGAAGGTTGAAGATGGTATCTTTGGAACCTCTGGAGGCATTGGTTTCACAAAGCAGAATGAGCTCTTTGTGGGTCGGGTTGCCATGATTGGCTTTGCT GCATCATTGTTGGGAGAAGCAATTACAGGGAAAGGAATTCTTGCACAACTGAATCTGGAAACTGGAGTTCCGATCTATGAAGCCGAACctctccttctcttcttcatcctTTTTACCCTGCTTGGAGCCATTGGAGCCCTAGGTGACCGTGGTAGCTTCGTTGATGACCCGCCCGCTGGAATTGAAAGGGCAGTCATCCCTCCAGGCAAAGGATTTAGATCAGCCTTAGGTCTCAAGGAAGGAG gtcCTCTATTTGGATTCACAAAGGCAAATGAGCTATTTGTAGGAAGATTGGCACAATTGGGATTTGCATTCTCTCTAATAGGAGAAATCATCACAGGGAAGGGAGCTCTAGCACAGTTAAACATTGAGACTGGGGTCCCcattaatgaaattgaacCGCTTGTGTTGCTCAatgttgtcttcttcttcattgctGCTTTGAATCCTGGGACTGGTAAATTTGTCACAGATGAGGGTGAGGAAGAATAG
- the LOC18788858 gene encoding uncharacterized protein At4g08330, chloroplastic isoform X2 — MEKSNVLRGSYLNGAYHPSLSSSSRADVNYSCGSCGYELNLSSNNRNTSTIGSNKYGKSIKRGIISFFHIDDSRFTQVDELQCKPHFSKRSWGLFSRRTKLLCRKCENMMLEFDLCSLQILKDAALRFSVDISEQA, encoded by the exons ATGGAGAAATCGAATGTATTGAGAGGCAGTTACCTAAATGGAGCTTACCATCCTTccctatcttcttcttctcgcGCAGATGTCAATTACAG CTGTGGATCTTGTGGCTATGAGCTAAACCTAAGCTCCAACAACCGGAACACTTCTACCATTGGCTCTAACAAGTATGGGAAATCTATAAAGCGAGGGATTATATCATTCTTTCACATCGATGACAGCAGATTTACGCAGGTTGATGAACTTCAATGTAAACCCCATTTCTCTAAGCGGTCTTGGGGTTTGTTCAGCCGGAGAACTAAACTGCTTTGTCGCAAGTGTG AAAATATGATGTTAGAATTCGATCTTTGCAGCCTTCAAATTCTGAAGGATGCGGCACTCCGATTTTCGGTTGACATATCTGAGCAGGCCTAG
- the LOC18788376 gene encoding LEAF RUST 10 DISEASE-RESISTANCE LOCUS RECEPTOR-LIKE PROTEIN KINASE-like 2.5, with the protein MALSSCNGACATHDDCAGQLICINRKCNDYPDLNDFSQGGDGRGAAKCDEQYHLNIHERAVALSMDRINCSEAINCGGIGGISYPFWGVNRANYCGLPGFEVQCHNNVPVINMSNINYRILKTNSSRVPPSVTVARQDYWKTICPPTFVNTSINFSLFNYTSSGVTNLTFYYGCNTSTSNTTSTSQVCSSGNKISYVTPLFLSNYNSSALTKGSVSQCNSTTTSSQICIRASANMTVSSVTPSPPADTVAPVACKNQVIVPVSRTAAVALKANRTAIQDAVDGGFELELKVGTDICNTCVESGGMCGTTSGSFNCFCKDRAYATRCNTTPISNQPPRPKGSKAKYVIGISAGVSGILTIIACIVCISRKRILGFFKKDIMDEFDVEEFIRNYECLAPKRYSYANVKKMTDNFKDKIGKGGFGTVYKGRLPDGLVVAVKVLSETKGNAEDFINEVASIGRTSHVNIVTLSGFCYERRDKRALIYEFMHNGSLDNFIHKQGSETANCRLEWKTLSEIAVGIARGLEYLHRGCNTRILHLDIKPQNILLDKNFCPKIADFGLAKLCKTKESIVSMMGTRGTAGYIAPEVFSRNFGGVSHKSDVYSYGMLVLEMVGARKNLDSGVSHTSEMFPHYIYKDLELDNDENVFGAITEEEKEIARKMVLISLWCIQTNPSDRPSMSKVVEMLEGPLHSLQIAPKPFLFSPTIPAAQGSMTASQQSEIEDISGN; encoded by the exons ATGGCCCTATCCTCCTGCAACGGTGCATGCGCAACCCACGACGACTGTGCTGGTCAGCTCATATGCATCAACCGTAAGTGCAACGACTACCCTGATCTCAACGATTTCAGCCAAGGCGGGGACGGCAGAGGTGCAGCCAAGTGTGACGAGCAATACCATCTAAACATTCATGAGCGGGCCGTGGCACTTTCCATGGATAGGATTAACTGCAGCGAAGCTATTAACTGCGGTGGCATCGGAGGCATCTCGTACCCCTTTTGGGGAGTAAACCGAGCTAATTACTGTGGTCTGCCCGGGTTCGAGGTCCAATGCCACAACAATGTCCCCGTGATCAACATGTCGAATATCaactatagaattcttaaaACCAACTCCAGTAGGGTTCCTCCGTCTGTTACAGTTGCTAGGCAGGACTATTGGAAAACTATTTGTCCTCCTACTTTTGTTAATACCAGCATCAACTTCTCTCTGTTTAATTACACTTCCTCTGGGGTTACAAACCTGACCTTTTACTACGGGTGCAATACAAGTACAAGTAACACTACTTCTACTTCCCAAGTTTGCAGCAGTGGAAACAAAATTTCATATGTGACACCACTCTTTCTGTCTAATTATAATTCCTCTGCGTTAACAAAGGGGTCCGTTTCCCAGTGCAATAGCACAACAACTAGTTCCCAAATTTGCATTAGAGCCAGCGCTAATATGACTGTTTCGTCTGTCACACCAAGTCCCCCAGCTGATACAGTTGCTCCCGTCGCCTGTAAAAATCAGGTCATTGTTCCGGTTTCTAGAACAGCTGCTGTGGCTCTAAAGGCCAACCGAACAGCTATCCAAGACGCAGTAGATGGGGGCTTTGAATTGGAATTGAAAGTCGGTACTGATATATGCAACACTTGCGTGGAATCAGGAGGGATGTGCGGCACTACTTCTGGTAGCTTCAATTGCTTTTGCAAGGATCGGGCCTATGCAACCAGATGTAATACAACACCTATTTCAAATCAACCACCCAGACCAAAAG GTTCAAAGGCTAAATATGTAATAG GCATTTCGGCTGGTGTTTCGGGGATCCTCACAATCATTGCTTGTATTGTATGCATATCAAGGAAAAGAATATTGGGTTTCTTCAAGAAAGATATAATGGATGAGTTTGATGTTGAGGAATTTATAAGGAACTATGAATGCCTTGCTCCAAAACGGTATAGTTATGCAAATGTCAAGAAAATGACAGACAATTTCAAAGATAAAATAGGTAAAGGTGGATTTGGAACTGTGTACAAAGGCAGGCTGCCGGATGGCCTTGTCGTGGCGGTGAAAGTCCTAAGCGAGACCAAGGGTAATGCAGAAGACTTTATTAATGAAGTTGCTAGCATTGGTAGAACCTCCCATGTCAACATTGTCACTCTTTCTGGATTCTGTTATGAGAGGAGGGACAAAAGAGCTTTGATATATGAATTCATGCATAATGGATCTCTAGATAATTTCATACATAAACAGGGATCTGAAACAGCAAATTGTCGCTTAGAATGGAAAACACTATCTGAAATTGCTGTTGGCATTGCTCGAGGACTAGAATACTTACACCGTGGATGTAACACGAGAATTCTGCATCTTGACATCAAGCCACAGAATATTCTTTTGGACAAAAATTTTTGCCCAAAAATCGCTGATTTCGGCCTTGCCAAACTATGCAAAACGAAGGAGAGTATTGTATCCATGATGGGGACAAGAGGAACTGCAGGATACATTGCACCAGAAGTATTTAGCCGGAACTTTGGAGGCGTGTCTCACAAATCTGATGTTTACAGCTACGGCATGTTGGTTCTTGAAATGGTTGGAGCAAGAAAGAATTTGGATTCGGGAGTGTCTCATACCAGTGAAATGTTTCCGCATTACATTTATAAAGATCTAGAGCTAGACAATGATGAGAATGTTTTTGGGGCAATCACagaggaggaaaaagaaatagcaAGAAAGATGGTATTAATAAGTCTCTGGTGCATTCAGACCAATCCTTCTGATCGGCCATCAATGAGCAAAGTAGTAGAGATGTTGGAAGGACCCCTTCATTCCTTGCAAATTGCACCCAAgcctttcttgttttctcctACAATTCCTGCAGCGCAAGGCTCTATGACCGCATCCCAACAATCTGAAATAGAAGATATCTCTGGTAATTAG
- the LOC18790047 gene encoding esterase: protein MESPRITIKVIISLFCSYMLLSHYITTLSPALALEDCHFPAIFNFGDSNSDTGGMAAAIYRPPPPSGKTHFHTPAGRFSDGRLIIDFLAKSLGHPFLSAYLDSIGTNFSHGANFATASSTIRLPDPIIPAPGGFSPFTLNIQCSQFLQLKSRSQLIRHRGGIFASLMPKKKYFAKALYTFDIGQNDLPEGFFGNLTVQEVNASVPNIVSTFSANIKKIYDSGGRSFWIHNTGPIGCIPYILVNFPAQKDEVGCAKLYNEVAQYFNHKLKEATVQLRKDLPLAAITYVDIYSVKYSLYKEPQKYRFEQPLVSCCGTGGKYNFNSKTVECGRTVTVNGRQIFADSCKRPYVKVNWDGIHYTDAAAKIIFDKISTGAFSDPPLPLKQACHRSLE from the exons ATGGAGTCTCCCAGAATTACTATCAAAGTTATCATTTCTCTATTTTGCTCTTATATGCTTTTGTCACATTATATCACCACTTTGAGCCCTGCCTTGGCTTTGGAAGACTGTCACTTTCCAGCAATCTTTAACTTTGGAGACTCAAATTCAGATACTGGTGGAATGGCTGCGGCCATTTATCGACCACCACCACCCTCTGGGAAAACCCATTTTCATACGCCAGCGGGAAGATTCTCAGATGGCAGGCTCATAATCGATTTTCTTG CCAAGAGTCTTGGTCACCCCTTTCTAAGCGCATATCTGGATTCAATTGGGACCAACTTCTCGCATGGTGCAAATTTTGCCACTGCATCTTCCACCATCAGATTGCCAGATCCCATTATACCAGCTCCTGGAGGATTTAGTCCCTTCACCCTCAATATTCAATGCTCGCAGTTCTTGCAACTAAAATCCAGATCACAACTCATAAGGCATCGAg GGGGAATATTTGCAAGTTTGATGCCCAAGAAGAAGTATTTTGCCAAAGCCTTATACACATTTGACATTGGCCAGAATGACCTTCCAGAAGggttttttggtaatttgACTGTTCAAGAAGTCAATGCATCTGTTCCTAATATAGTCAGTACGTTCTCAGCAAATATTAAG AAAATATATGATTCGGGAGGGAGATCATTTTGGATACACAACACTGGGCCAATTGGGTGTATCCCTTACATCTTAGTTAATTTCCCAGCTCAAAAGGATGAGGTTGGCTGTGCAAAGTTATACAATGAAGTAGCTCAGTATTTTAACCACAAGCTGAAGGAGGCCACAGTTCAACTTAGGAAGGATCTACCTTTGGCTGCAATAACCTATGTAGACATATATTCAGTCAAATACTCTCTTTACAAGGAACCCCAAAAATATA GGTTTGAGCAACCACTTGTTTCTTGTTGTGGCACTGGTGGCAAGTACAACTTTAACAGTAAAACTGTTGAATGTGGAAGAACAGTTACAGTTAATGGAAGACAAATATTTGCTGACTCATGCAAACGTCCTTATGTTAAAGTGAACTGGGATGGGATTCATTATACTGATGCAGCTGCCAAGattatttttgataaaatttcAACCGGAGCATTTTCCGATCCACCCCTTCCTTTGAAGCAAGCATGTCACAGGAGTTTGGAATAA
- the LOC18788858 gene encoding uncharacterized protein At4g08330, chloroplastic isoform X1, whose translation MEKSNVLRGSYLNGAYHPSLSSSSRADVNYSCGSCGYELNLSSNNRNTSTIGSNKYGKSIKRGIISFFHIDDSRFTQVDELQCKPHFSKRSWGLFSRRTKLLCRKCGKHIGNAYDDYTSSSFPLVLDGSDSSSGRELSKCRKYDVRIRSLQPSNSEGCGTPIFG comes from the exons ATGGAGAAATCGAATGTATTGAGAGGCAGTTACCTAAATGGAGCTTACCATCCTTccctatcttcttcttctcgcGCAGATGTCAATTACAG CTGTGGATCTTGTGGCTATGAGCTAAACCTAAGCTCCAACAACCGGAACACTTCTACCATTGGCTCTAACAAGTATGGGAAATCTATAAAGCGAGGGATTATATCATTCTTTCACATCGATGACAGCAGATTTACGCAGGTTGATGAACTTCAATGTAAACCCCATTTCTCTAAGCGGTCTTGGGGTTTGTTCAGCCGGAGAACTAAACTGCTTTGTCGCAAGTGTGGTAAACATATAGGAAATGCTTATGATGATTatacttcatcttctttcccACTAGTATTAGATGGATCGGATTCATCCTCAGGCCGTGAACTTTCGAAATGCAGAAAATATGATGTTAGAATTCGATCTTTGCAGCCTTCAAATTCTGAAGGATGCGGCACTCCGATTTTCGGTTGA